A stretch of the Nicotiana tabacum cultivar K326 chromosome 6, ASM71507v2, whole genome shotgun sequence genome encodes the following:
- the LOC107830696 gene encoding bidirectional sugar transporter SWEET12-like, giving the protein MPGISGHWAFAFGVLGNIISFIVFLSPLPTFYKIYKKKSTEGYQSIPYVVALFSSMLWIYYAFLKTNTTLIITINSFGCFIETIYVGFYLFYAPKKARVQTLKMLLLSVVGGFGVIVLVTQFLFKGAARGQAVGWICLVFSLCVFVAPLGIVRQVIKTKSVEYMPLLLSVFLTLSAVMWFFYGLLVKDINIAIPNILGFILGILQIVLYIIYNKKEKAILKEQKLSEKIQNHVIIVDENNNQKLPELTEEQIIDIVKLGSLISSGKIHVASCLHNSTCGVEAAKVENMPKLQTAEA; this is encoded by the exons atgCCGGGTATTTCTGGTCACTGGGCTTTTGCTTTTGGTGTCCTTG GTAACATTATCTCATTCATTGTGTTCCTTTCTCCACT GCCCACGTTTTATAAAATTTACAAGAAGAAATCAACAGAAGGCTATCAATCAATTCCATATGTGGTTGCTCTCTTCAGTTCCATGCTTTGGATTTATTATGCTTTTCTCAAGACAAACACGACCCTTATCATCACCATAAACTCTTTTGGCTGCTTCATTGAAACTATCTACGTCGGTTTCTACCTTTTCTACGCACCAAAGAAAGCCAGG GTCCAAACTCTAAAGATGCTCTTATTATCAGTGGTGGGTGGCTTTGGCGTTATTGTCCTTGTTACGCAATTTCTATTCAAAGGTGCCGCTCGTGGTCAAGCAGTTGGATGGATTTGCCTTGTATTTTCCTTGTGTGTGTTTGTAGCACCCTTGGGCATTGTG AGACAAGTAATAAAAACAAAGAGTGTGGAATACATGCCACTTCTCCTATCCGTTTTCCTCACATTAAGTGCTGTCATGTGGTTCTTCTATGGTCTTCTCGTAAAAGACATTAACATTGCT ATTCCAAACATATTGGGATTCATCCTAGGAATTCTCCAAATAGTGCTCTATATAATATACAACAAAAAGGAGAAGGCCATTTTAAAGGAGCAGAAACTTTCAGAGAAGATACAAAACCATGTCATTATCGTAGATGAGAACAATAATCAGAAGCTTCCAGAACTTACAGAGGAACAGATTATTGACATTGTAAAGCTTGGTTCACTAATTTCCTCAGGAAAAATTCACGTGGCTTCGTGTCTGCATAATTCTACATGTGGAGTTGAAGCAGCTAAAGTTGAGAATATGCCCAAGCTGCAAACTGCCGAAGCCTAA